A single region of the Pseudomonas mandelii genome encodes:
- a CDS encoding alpha-2-macroglobulin family protein, whose amino-acid sequence MIGARMLRFLPLLLVLVLPFTAVNAEDTVEPSGYTPVAGESFFLLADSSFASDEQAMVRLEAPGRDYRRFRMEPYGGADIRVYRIDKPLDFLKRQKNLHRVVSDGQFKGEGLSNTLAYLWDNWYRKSRRVMQRAFSYESRKQVTEEVPELKMGSAIAAPTPYDAQPQFALIPGLPVVSQFRYPLWQAKPIQPPTGVNLAGSSSEFVSVAPGNVYIPLGNLKPGLYLVEALIGKYRATTMVFVSNTVAVSKIAGDELVVWAARKHEGSSVPKVNVLWTDGLGVMSSGATDADGLLRLKHVSPERSFVIGEDEEGGVFVSENFYYDSEIYDTKLYAFTDRPLYRPGDWVSLKIVGREFKNARDSVAPTAADVNVTVLDATGTALQSLALKLDSKAGTQGRFQLPDNAVAGGYELRFSYKDQAYSSAFRVAEYIKPHFEISLNLAKQDYRTGEPVKGSLVLLYPDGKPVANAKLSLSLRAQQLSMVDNELQYLGQFPVELTSTELTTDSKGNATLDLPAAEKPSRYMLTVFASDGAAYRVKTTKEILIDRGAASFRLSAPQRFSAVGDKVAFSYLNEGGSEQAKAVMPGSYSWVRLEDQSTGEGKLAATDKSFTLAFDRPGTYNLTLKDDHGRVVGATGHSVTGDGVKAVPGTVEIVLDKPEYKAGDEALALITFPEPVSDALLSLERDKVESTALLSKGGDWLKMEKLSDTQYRARIPVKDTFAPNLTFSVLYTKGGQYSFQNAGIKVIAPQIDVAIATDKEAYQPGDTVSVDLTTQFAGKPIPAHLTVSVVDEMVYALQPEVAPTIDQFFYHPRRNNVRTSASLSFISYDVALPGSPGAPGKANRSERGVKVLERPRREDVDTAAWEPELITDANGKTRFTFKMPDSLTRWRITARAIADDGQVGQKKQFLRSEKPLYLKWSGPTQFRNGDKPDLGVFAFSQAEKPVKAELVIHYGGAEQRVPVTLNNGINYIALPAFALTSGEWTAELVQDGKTADALAVRLTATGEGWQVTQSQSLDVASGDTPLTLPADATDIRLRLDDSPQALFRSALDDLLSYPYGGVEQTASRLLPLSIAYPTLSSNPQIRDRLRLIMQNSRLRLVQMAGPSASFTWWGMDGEPDAFLTAYAYYADWHASKALELSLPPEHWQRVLEVYSKQAKNTPLLQRALILSFARQMQLPVNTLLSGLMDDLAKAGEGSAANLMEDGEDSLVMSDPDSALGLAAARTLTASLAKQSKVTLPDAFNRQLPDAQQRLAVSSQPFAEALNLSLQPFDQARAQALLQRLLPQQSTLERALALTWLQRSIEQASPTIALAPGEGWKKQHGATGEMYWTWQGASPVPAVLSLTGTQERPLRAALSFQTKQPPVDPMAVTITRRLSRLVPGDEAFTFKLEAVGTQPLSSDSLYLDEVIITSKAAKPLRYGMLEVPLPPGADVERTTWGIKLMGKAGTEATALEKARFEPGQMAYAIPVDALSGELRLRHLVRFSQKGQFNLPPVRFTQVYAPQHQAQEQKPALGQATVN is encoded by the coding sequence ATGATCGGTGCCCGCATGTTGCGTTTCCTGCCTCTGCTGTTGGTTTTGGTGCTGCCGTTTACGGCGGTCAACGCCGAAGACACCGTCGAGCCGAGCGGCTACACGCCGGTGGCCGGTGAAAGCTTTTTCCTGCTGGCGGACAGCAGTTTCGCCAGTGACGAACAGGCGATGGTGCGTCTCGAAGCGCCGGGACGCGATTACCGTCGTTTCCGCATGGAGCCCTATGGCGGCGCCGACATTCGCGTGTACCGCATCGACAAACCGCTGGATTTCCTCAAGCGCCAGAAGAACCTGCACCGCGTGGTCAGCGACGGTCAGTTCAAGGGTGAAGGCCTGTCGAATACGCTCGCGTACCTGTGGGACAACTGGTATCGAAAATCCCGTCGGGTGATGCAGCGGGCGTTTTCCTACGAGTCGCGCAAACAAGTCACCGAGGAAGTGCCGGAACTGAAGATGGGCAGCGCGATTGCCGCACCCACGCCTTACGACGCTCAGCCGCAATTCGCGCTGATTCCGGGTTTGCCGGTGGTCAGCCAGTTCCGTTATCCGCTGTGGCAAGCCAAACCGATCCAGCCGCCAACCGGTGTGAATCTGGCCGGTTCTTCCAGTGAGTTCGTCAGCGTCGCGCCGGGCAACGTGTACATTCCGCTGGGCAATTTGAAACCCGGTCTGTACCTGGTGGAAGCGCTGATCGGCAAGTACCGTGCGACCACCATGGTGTTCGTTTCCAACACTGTGGCCGTGAGCAAGATTGCCGGTGATGAACTGGTGGTCTGGGCTGCGCGCAAGCACGAAGGCAGTTCGGTGCCGAAGGTCAATGTGCTGTGGACCGATGGTCTCGGCGTGATGAGCAGCGGCGCCACCGATGCCGATGGTTTGCTGCGCCTGAAACACGTCAGCCCCGAGCGTTCGTTCGTGATTGGCGAGGACGAAGAGGGTGGGGTGTTTGTCTCCGAGAACTTCTATTACGACAGCGAAATCTACGACACCAAACTCTATGCCTTCACCGACCGGCCGCTGTATCGGCCGGGGGATTGGGTGTCGCTGAAAATCGTCGGTCGCGAGTTCAAGAACGCCCGGGATTCCGTGGCACCGACCGCTGCCGACGTCAACGTGACGGTACTCGATGCCACCGGCACGGCGCTGCAATCGCTGGCGCTGAAGCTTGATTCCAAGGCTGGCACCCAAGGCCGATTCCAGTTGCCGGATAACGCCGTGGCCGGCGGTTATGAACTGCGTTTCAGCTACAAGGACCAGGCCTACAGCAGCGCTTTCCGCGTAGCCGAATACATCAAGCCGCACTTCGAAATCTCGCTGAACCTGGCCAAGCAGGATTACCGAACCGGCGAACCGGTCAAGGGCAGCCTGGTGCTGCTGTACCCGGACGGCAAGCCGGTGGCGAACGCAAAATTGAGCCTGAGCCTGCGCGCCCAGCAACTGTCGATGGTCGACAACGAACTGCAATACCTCGGGCAATTCCCGGTGGAGCTGACCAGCACCGAACTGACCACCGACAGCAAAGGCAACGCGACCCTCGACCTGCCGGCCGCCGAGAAACCGAGCCGTTACATGCTCACCGTGTTTGCCAGCGATGGCGCGGCGTATCGGGTCAAGACCACCAAGGAAATCCTCATCGACCGTGGCGCCGCGAGTTTCCGCTTGAGTGCACCGCAGCGCTTCAGCGCAGTGGGTGACAAGGTTGCGTTCAGCTATTTGAATGAAGGGGGCAGCGAGCAGGCCAAAGCCGTCATGCCGGGCAGCTACAGTTGGGTGCGGCTTGAAGACCAGAGCACTGGCGAAGGCAAACTCGCCGCGACGGATAAAAGCTTCACCTTGGCCTTCGACCGTCCAGGCACCTACAACCTGACGTTGAAGGATGACCATGGCCGAGTCGTCGGCGCCACCGGCCATTCGGTGACCGGCGATGGCGTCAAAGCCGTGCCCGGCACTGTGGAAATCGTCCTCGACAAGCCCGAGTACAAGGCGGGCGACGAAGCCTTGGCGCTGATCACTTTCCCTGAGCCAGTCAGCGATGCATTGCTGTCGCTGGAGCGTGACAAGGTCGAGTCCACGGCGTTGCTGTCCAAGGGCGGCGACTGGCTGAAGATGGAAAAACTCAGCGACACCCAATACCGCGCGCGCATCCCGGTGAAGGACACCTTCGCGCCGAACCTGACCTTCTCGGTGCTGTACACCAAGGGCGGTCAGTACAGCTTCCAGAACGCCGGCATCAAGGTGATCGCGCCGCAGATCGACGTGGCCATTGCCACTGATAAAGAGGCATATCAGCCGGGCGATACCGTGTCGGTGGACCTGACTACCCAGTTCGCCGGCAAGCCGATTCCGGCACACCTGACGGTCAGCGTGGTCGATGAAATGGTCTATGCGCTGCAACCGGAAGTCGCGCCGACCATCGACCAATTCTTCTACCACCCACGCCGCAACAACGTGCGCACCAGCGCCAGCCTGTCGTTCATCAGCTACGACGTTGCGTTGCCGGGCAGCCCTGGCGCACCGGGTAAAGCCAACCGCAGCGAGCGCGGGGTGAAAGTGCTGGAGCGGCCGCGCCGTGAAGACGTCGACACCGCCGCGTGGGAACCTGAGTTGATCACCGACGCCAACGGCAAAACCCGCTTCACCTTCAAAATGCCGGACTCGCTGACCCGCTGGCGCATCACTGCCCGAGCCATCGCCGATGACGGGCAGGTCGGGCAGAAGAAGCAATTCCTGCGCTCGGAGAAACCGCTGTACCTGAAATGGAGCGGCCCGACCCAATTCCGCAATGGTGACAAACCGGATCTCGGTGTGTTCGCCTTCAGCCAGGCGGAAAAACCGGTCAAGGCCGAGTTGGTGATCCATTACGGCGGCGCCGAACAGCGCGTGCCGGTGACCCTGAACAACGGCATCAACTACATCGCGCTGCCAGCGTTCGCGTTGACCTCCGGCGAGTGGACCGCCGAACTGGTGCAGGACGGCAAAACCGCCGACGCCCTCGCCGTGCGCCTGACCGCGACCGGCGAAGGCTGGCAGGTCACGCAAAGCCAAAGCCTGGACGTGGCCAGCGGTGATACGCCGCTGACCTTGCCGGCGGACGCGACGGATATTCGCCTGCGTCTGGATGACAGTCCGCAAGCGCTGTTCCGCTCGGCGCTCGATGATCTCCTGAGCTATCCGTACGGTGGCGTCGAACAAACCGCGAGTCGTTTGCTGCCATTGAGCATTGCGTACCCGACCTTGTCGTCGAACCCGCAGATCCGCGATCGCTTGCGCCTGATCATGCAAAACAGCCGTCTGCGCCTGGTGCAAATGGCCGGGCCGTCGGCGAGTTTCACTTGGTGGGGCATGGACGGCGAGCCGGATGCGTTCCTCACTGCCTACGCCTATTACGCCGACTGGCACGCCAGCAAAGCGCTGGAACTGAGCCTGCCGCCGGAGCATTGGCAGCGGGTGCTGGAGGTGTATTCCAAGCAGGCGAAAAACACGCCGTTGCTGCAGCGGGCGCTGATTCTTTCGTTCGCCAGGCAGATGCAATTGCCGGTCAACACCTTGCTCAGTGGGTTGATGGATGACCTGGCGAAAGCAGGCGAGGGCAGCGCGGCGAATCTGATGGAAGATGGCGAGGACAGCCTTGTCATGAGCGATCCTGATTCGGCGCTTGGCTTGGCGGCTGCTCGTACGCTGACTGCCTCGTTGGCGAAGCAATCGAAGGTGACTCTGCCGGACGCATTCAATCGTCAACTGCCGGATGCCCAGCAGCGTTTGGCGGTCAGTTCTCAGCCATTTGCCGAAGCCTTGAACCTGTCGCTACAACCCTTCGATCAGGCTCGTGCGCAAGCGTTGTTGCAGCGTTTGCTGCCGCAGCAATCGACCCTGGAGCGCGCTTTGGCGCTGACCTGGTTGCAACGCAGCATCGAGCAGGCATCGCCCACCATCGCACTGGCCCCGGGTGAAGGCTGGAAAAAACAACACGGTGCTACCGGTGAAATGTACTGGACGTGGCAGGGCGCTTCACCCGTACCGGCGGTGTTGTCGCTGACCGGGACGCAAGAACGTCCGTTGCGAGCGGCATTGAGCTTCCAGACCAAGCAACCACCGGTCGATCCGATGGCCGTGACCATCACCCGTCGCCTGTCGCGTCTGGTGCCGGGTGACGAAGCCTTCACCTTCAAACTGGAAGCCGTCGGCACCCAGCCGTTGTCCAGCGACAGCCTGTACCTGGACGAAGTGATCATCACCAGCAAAGCCGCCAAACCGCTGCGCTACGGCATGCTCGAAGTGCCGCTGCCACCGGGCGCCGATGTCGAACGCACGACGTGGGGCATCAAGTTGATGGGCAAGGCCGGCACGGAAGCTACCGCGTTGGAGAAAGCGCGTTTCGAGCCGGGCCAGATGGCTTATGCGATTCCGGTCGATGCCTTGAGCGGCGAACTGCGCCTGCGTCATCTGGTGCGCTTCTCGCAGAAAGGCCAATTCAACCTGCCGCCGGTGCGTTTCACTCAGGTCTACGCGCCGCAGCATCAAGCCCAGGAACAGAAACCGGCCCTCGGCCAGGCCACGGTCAACTGA
- a CDS encoding DUF2300 domain-containing protein encodes MTRPLVWWLLCLIPALATAQEEPLRLGFKGELISLSQTQVISREPLPADVQAPLGSLWKLFVYGWLVDTGAREPAYECRGQSKEEVYCCAAGGKIERDQALVKSCGLYFEPARLGISEAGWRDYWQARQAPEWLLNLPSLQPSTRVSVAELLKVLAVMPAQDQARRVLLDVVLSAADGNVVGELGGRLRVKTWSWLGDQDPASRQGGFAGWTADGTPIWAGGRGTSQMVLRHYGGVLASVLPVEWPLDAGRCVEVGLFSRYPIERVLAGDRVVSSGPLLGDYRVEFANGNQLDIHSDGELFLLKGKLVARLDREEYVARVLQREAKPEPIEAAKALAVAIRTYLLQNATRHGDCLSIDDSSNRQRVAPRPATAESRHIAAWTSDLVLAGSTVTYHSDQPGPDKLSWQHAIEQANAGQRYDAILLHAYPRASLSRWDNPVASCEALPAAQDWLLKQRRGWRAQLESEVGYNDVSTFAVCRLAFGRPYVDRERQRIYVRGVLSLQDRLDLTHEYLHLAFEAHPNGQDETYIEGLARHLLLE; translated from the coding sequence ATGACCCGACCGCTGGTCTGGTGGCTGCTGTGTTTGATCCCTGCGCTGGCGACAGCGCAGGAGGAGCCGCTGCGTCTGGGCTTCAAGGGCGAGTTGATTTCGTTAAGCCAGACTCAAGTGATTTCACGTGAGCCATTGCCTGCTGATGTGCAGGCACCGCTCGGCAGTTTGTGGAAGTTGTTTGTGTACGGCTGGCTGGTGGACACCGGCGCTCGTGAGCCCGCTTACGAGTGTCGCGGGCAGTCGAAAGAGGAAGTGTATTGCTGCGCTGCTGGCGGCAAGATCGAGCGCGATCAGGCGTTAGTGAAGTCATGTGGCTTGTACTTTGAGCCTGCGCGATTGGGTATTTCTGAGGCTGGCTGGCGGGATTATTGGCAAGCACGGCAGGCGCCGGAATGGTTGCTGAACCTGCCTTCGTTGCAGCCTTCTACGCGAGTTTCCGTGGCTGAATTGCTGAAAGTGCTGGCCGTGATGCCGGCGCAGGACCAGGCGCGGCGGGTGTTGCTCGATGTGGTGCTAAGCGCCGCTGACGGCAATGTCGTCGGCGAACTCGGTGGCCGGTTGCGGGTGAAAACCTGGAGCTGGTTGGGCGATCAGGACCCTGCGTCGCGTCAGGGCGGGTTTGCCGGATGGACGGCGGACGGTACGCCGATCTGGGCGGGCGGCCGGGGGACCAGTCAAATGGTCTTGCGTCACTACGGTGGGGTGTTGGCTTCTGTGTTGCCGGTTGAGTGGCCTTTGGATGCGGGACGTTGCGTCGAAGTCGGTCTGTTTTCTCGTTATCCGATCGAGCGTGTTCTTGCGGGGGATCGGGTTGTTTCTTCCGGGCCTCTGCTGGGCGACTATCGCGTCGAATTCGCCAACGGCAATCAACTCGATATCCACAGCGACGGCGAACTGTTTTTGCTGAAGGGCAAACTCGTCGCTCGACTCGACCGTGAAGAATACGTCGCCCGCGTCCTGCAAAGGGAAGCCAAACCCGAACCCATTGAAGCCGCCAAAGCCCTGGCTGTCGCGATCAGAACCTATCTGCTGCAAAACGCCACCCGCCACGGCGACTGCCTGAGCATCGACGACAGCAGCAACCGCCAACGCGTCGCCCCACGCCCGGCCACCGCCGAGTCACGCCACATCGCCGCCTGGACCAGCGACCTCGTCCTCGCCGGCAGCACCGTCACTTACCACTCCGACCAACCCGGTCCGGACAAACTCTCTTGGCAGCACGCCATCGAACAAGCCAACGCCGGCCAGCGCTACGACGCCATCCTGCTGCACGCCTACCCACGCGCCAGCCTCAGCCGCTGGGACAACCCCGTCGCCTCCTGCGAAGCTCTGCCCGCCGCGCAAGACTGGCTACTAAAGCAACGCCGCGGCTGGCGTGCGCAGTTGGAAAGCGAGGTCGGCTACAACGACGTCAGCACTTTCGCCGTCTGCCGCCTGGCCTTCGGGCGCCCCTACGTCGACCGCGAACGCCAGCGCATCTACGTGCGCGGCGTGCTGTCACTGCAAGACCGTCTCGACCTGACCCACGAATACCTGCACCTGGCCTTCGAAGCACACCCCAACGGCCAGGATGAAACCTACATCGAAGGGCTCGCCCGCCACCTCTTGCTGGAATAG
- a CDS encoding YfaP family protein has product MKLRYPQVFLFLCSFCVLPAVFAAESGVKLNTPVGGWRTGASEGEGENFRQTVNYPASSVNTPVGQANTARITGQINATPKSSEPGRLIVNGVSMPLKIDPSGRFDRPFSFPNGSNSVEVRSPDGQQRSRTQFLNVSGGATPAKLRVLLAWDSDGTDLDLHLITPDGAHIWYGDRAVPNGAALDVDVTTGYGPEIFAMPAPIKGQYLVYVNYFGGGYRSDEDGQEEAVQALTTAQVTVITEEGTPNEKMETFLVPMRAVGELTLVKGFSYP; this is encoded by the coding sequence ATGAAACTCCGTTATCCACAGGTCTTCCTGTTCCTTTGTTCTTTTTGTGTATTGCCCGCAGTTTTTGCGGCTGAGAGTGGCGTGAAACTCAATACGCCCGTTGGTGGCTGGCGCACTGGCGCGTCCGAAGGTGAAGGTGAAAACTTTCGTCAAACCGTTAACTATCCAGCCTCCTCGGTGAACACGCCGGTCGGCCAAGCCAATACCGCCCGTATCACCGGGCAGATCAACGCCACGCCAAAGTCCAGTGAACCTGGGCGGTTGATCGTCAACGGCGTCAGCATGCCGCTGAAGATTGATCCGTCTGGGCGTTTTGATCGACCGTTCTCGTTTCCCAATGGCAGCAACAGCGTTGAAGTTCGCAGCCCTGATGGGCAGCAACGGTCTCGGACGCAGTTTCTTAATGTCAGTGGTGGGGCTACGCCGGCCAAGTTGCGCGTGCTGCTGGCGTGGGACAGCGATGGGACGGATCTGGACCTGCACCTCATCACGCCTGATGGCGCCCACATCTGGTACGGCGACCGCGCTGTTCCCAATGGCGCTGCGCTCGATGTCGACGTGACGACGGGATACGGCCCGGAAATCTTCGCCATGCCGGCGCCAATCAAAGGCCAATACCTCGTCTATGTGAATTACTTCGGGGGTGGGTATCGGAGTGATGAGGACGGGCAGGAAGAGGCGGTTCAAGCGCTGACGACGGCGCAGGTGACGGTGATTACGGAGGAAGGGACGCCGAACGAGAAGATGGAGACGTTCTTGGTGCCGATGCGGGCGGTGGGGGAGTTGACGTTGGTTAAGGGGTTTAGTTATCCGTGA
- a CDS encoding glycosyltransferase family 2 protein, giving the protein MISKTVSVSLVVPVYKSASTLPQFYERARATLDQICEDWEVILVDDASPDQTWLAALALHEQDHRVKVVRFAKNKGQQHATLCGIGYACKRFVVTIDDDLQCFPEDLPLFIDQLQAGKHVVIGKIPMAEKQHSAWRNMASRINQKLVSKIMGKPTGFSLSSYRAMSQQVARQLVRYQGSHPHIAAMLFNSVPVSMMANVSIRHAPRADGGPSTYSLGKMFKTLSFLIVNYSLLPLRYVSIWGFLVSASSIFFAMYILLRTLLTDHIVPGWASLAILLSFLAGNILLALGVQGEYLGRLVENATHLSQFPIIEEHVE; this is encoded by the coding sequence GTGATTAGTAAAACCGTCTCAGTAAGCTTGGTGGTACCCGTTTATAAAAGCGCCAGTACGCTCCCGCAATTTTACGAGCGTGCACGCGCGACTCTTGATCAGATCTGCGAAGACTGGGAGGTTATTCTTGTGGATGACGCGAGCCCAGACCAGACGTGGCTTGCCGCTCTGGCACTTCACGAACAAGACCACAGAGTCAAAGTCGTTCGCTTCGCGAAGAACAAGGGACAACAACACGCTACGCTGTGCGGCATCGGCTATGCCTGCAAACGATTTGTCGTGACAATCGACGATGACCTGCAGTGCTTCCCGGAAGACCTCCCACTGTTTATTGATCAACTTCAAGCCGGCAAGCATGTCGTCATCGGAAAGATCCCGATGGCTGAAAAACAGCATAGCGCCTGGCGCAACATGGCTTCGCGCATTAACCAAAAACTGGTTAGCAAGATCATGGGCAAACCGACCGGTTTCAGCCTCTCAAGCTACAGGGCCATGAGTCAACAGGTGGCAAGACAGCTCGTCAGGTATCAGGGTTCGCACCCACATATCGCCGCGATGCTTTTTAATTCGGTGCCCGTCAGCATGATGGCGAACGTGAGCATTCGCCACGCGCCGCGCGCCGATGGCGGCCCGAGCACTTACTCTCTTGGCAAGATGTTCAAAACGCTTTCGTTCCTTATCGTCAATTACTCCCTGTTACCACTTCGCTACGTGTCGATCTGGGGCTTTTTGGTCAGCGCGTCGAGCATTTTTTTCGCTATGTATATTCTGCTGCGCACCCTCCTGACCGATCATATAGTGCCCGGCTGGGCGTCGCTGGCGATTTTGCTGTCATTCCTCGCCGGCAACATCCTTCTGGCTCTAGGTGTGCAAGGCGAGTACCTCGGAAGACTGGTCGAAAATGCAACCCACCTCAGTCAATTCCCCATTATTGAAGAGCATGTGGAGTAA
- a CDS encoding DapH/DapD/GlmU-related protein, with protein MASAYRVVDYFPAEHILNNGVFAHLDEIDAQTPGALVYCQNLHYLQKALATPNVACVLCPENLKNEEFATEKSIVFCADPRTSFFRLYNRLSEDTEYATAQAPSIGENCTLHPSAVISPLATLGNNVEISANVVIEGLVEIGDDVYIGSNAVVGAEGLITLRNDNGTLMVVKHQGGVRIESGCQILAGAVIARSLFQQPTTIRENCQIGIMTNIGHGAVIGKNSVISGNTVIAGRTRLGTGAWVGASCSIAQGLEIGDAVQIKMGSVVIGDIAPNSVISGNFAINHRANMTAHLRKQK; from the coding sequence ATGGCATCCGCTTATCGCGTCGTGGATTATTTCCCTGCTGAACACATTTTAAACAATGGGGTATTTGCACACCTCGACGAAATCGATGCGCAAACGCCAGGCGCACTGGTGTACTGTCAGAACTTGCACTATTTGCAAAAAGCTTTGGCTACACCCAATGTCGCGTGTGTCTTATGCCCCGAAAATTTAAAAAATGAAGAGTTTGCGACTGAAAAATCAATTGTATTCTGCGCCGACCCACGCACCTCTTTTTTCCGCCTCTACAACCGTTTGAGTGAAGATACTGAGTACGCAACTGCGCAAGCACCGAGCATCGGCGAAAATTGCACGCTGCACCCCAGCGCCGTTATCTCGCCACTGGCCACACTGGGTAACAATGTGGAAATTTCAGCAAACGTGGTGATCGAAGGTCTCGTCGAGATCGGAGACGATGTCTACATCGGTTCAAATGCCGTTGTAGGCGCCGAGGGCTTGATCACGCTACGCAACGACAACGGCACGCTGATGGTGGTCAAACATCAGGGCGGTGTACGCATTGAATCGGGTTGCCAGATACTTGCTGGCGCAGTAATCGCGAGGTCCTTGTTCCAGCAGCCGACAACCATCAGAGAAAACTGCCAGATCGGCATCATGACCAACATTGGTCATGGCGCCGTGATTGGCAAGAACTCTGTGATTTCTGGCAATACCGTTATTGCAGGACGCACACGCCTGGGGACCGGCGCATGGGTTGGCGCCTCTTGCTCCATCGCACAGGGCCTTGAGATTGGCGACGCGGTACAAATAAAAATGGGCTCGGTTGTCATCGGCGACATCGCGCCAAACAGCGTCATTTCTGGAAACTTCGCAATCAATCACAGGGCTAACATGACAGCCCACCTCAGGAAACAAAAGTGA
- a CDS encoding acyl carrier protein: MPQTKEQLINIISQADVVADASTLRDNISLSDQGVDSLGMFNIILSIQDHYVIEIPDEDIEGLKTINDLANYIKSKLQ; this comes from the coding sequence ATGCCCCAGACAAAAGAACAACTTATCAACATTATTTCCCAGGCTGATGTTGTAGCAGATGCCTCAACGCTACGCGACAATATTAGCCTCAGCGACCAGGGTGTTGACTCTCTCGGCATGTTCAATATCATTCTGTCTATCCAGGATCACTACGTCATCGAGATACCTGACGAGGATATTGAAGGCCTTAAAACCATCAATGATCTGGCCAATTACATAAAATCAAAACTGCAATAA
- a CDS encoding lysylphosphatidylglycerol synthase transmembrane domain-containing protein codes for MPLTFLKLLIAFFFCAFLIHTFDLKLTALISDIIAWHYLALAAVIPITLSSFFSANRWQVFLRLNSIDEALTNLWKINLISQFQGLILPSTQGADAFRMLHIERRHPKKRGTAGSTVIIERMIGLLVLCTFTLFALPFLPASDNYTLLIITIGAVSSIAVVTQIILTSKKTYALYSRRTVKNSLLSLLLGYIQKLHASTINFPYRQALTSSLLFICCYQISLISVVYLVFRAYGYDIPFIQHFALYPVIAILTMVPITVGGLGVREGFFVYFYGLLDVPANIAVGASLANYTLMALIPATCGGFIYMWDTIRENRQKDRD; via the coding sequence ATGCCTTTGACGTTTTTGAAATTGTTGATCGCGTTTTTTTTCTGTGCATTTCTCATACACACATTTGACCTTAAGCTAACGGCATTAATCAGCGACATTATAGCATGGCACTACCTTGCGCTGGCTGCTGTTATCCCAATCACTTTGAGTTCTTTTTTTTCTGCCAACCGCTGGCAAGTGTTCCTGCGGCTCAATTCGATTGACGAAGCGTTAACAAACCTCTGGAAAATAAATCTGATCTCTCAATTTCAAGGTTTGATTTTACCCTCAACACAGGGAGCGGATGCCTTTCGTATGCTTCACATCGAACGACGCCACCCGAAAAAGCGGGGTACCGCAGGCAGTACGGTAATTATTGAGCGCATGATTGGACTATTGGTGTTATGTACCTTTACGCTTTTTGCCCTGCCCTTCTTACCTGCATCAGACAACTACACGCTGCTCATCATAACCATCGGTGCCGTCAGCAGCATAGCAGTAGTGACCCAAATTATATTGACCAGCAAAAAAACCTATGCACTTTATAGCCGCCGCACCGTCAAAAATTCGTTACTTTCTCTATTGCTGGGGTATATTCAAAAGCTTCATGCCAGCACGATAAACTTCCCCTACCGGCAGGCGCTCACGTCATCCCTGCTTTTTATCTGCTGTTATCAAATATCTCTGATATCGGTAGTTTATCTAGTATTTCGTGCCTATGGTTATGACATCCCCTTCATTCAGCACTTTGCTCTCTATCCAGTCATCGCCATCCTGACCATGGTTCCAATAACAGTGGGCGGGCTTGGGGTGCGCGAAGGTTTTTTTGTTTATTTTTATGGTCTACTAGACGTACCAGCCAATATAGCTGTAGGCGCCTCCCTGGCAAACTACACTCTAATGGCCCTGATCCCTGCCACTTGCGGTGGCTTTATTTACATGTGGGATACTATTCGGGAAAATCGCCAGAAGGACAGAGACTAA
- a CDS encoding class I SAM-dependent methyltransferase: MPPDRTPLPKSAFEVLALAEARHWWFRARNRVIIWVLKSRIGKIRNFLEIGCGTGLVLEGTHQEFSETTLTGTEFFDEGLIHARRRVPGASFEKLDARAMNDAERFDVIGAFDVIEHINEDEQVLANLSRAPHKDGHLLLTAPQHRWRWSAADERACHVRRYTQRELFDKAGRAGLEVQYVTSFVALLVSLMWLARQRSKKCGSKQRVRYF; encoded by the coding sequence ATGCCCCCAGATCGCACCCCGCTCCCCAAGTCCGCCTTTGAGGTGCTTGCCCTGGCAGAGGCACGCCACTGGTGGTTTCGCGCCCGTAACCGCGTGATCATTTGGGTGCTGAAATCTCGCATCGGCAAAATCCGGAATTTCCTGGAGATTGGTTGTGGTACCGGCCTTGTGCTGGAAGGGACTCACCAGGAATTTTCCGAAACGACACTCACCGGCACCGAGTTTTTCGATGAAGGCCTAATACATGCACGTCGACGCGTGCCCGGCGCAAGCTTTGAAAAGCTGGACGCGCGCGCCATGAACGATGCAGAGCGATTTGATGTAATTGGCGCTTTTGATGTCATCGAACATATCAATGAAGATGAACAGGTACTGGCGAACCTTTCCCGCGCACCGCATAAGGATGGTCATCTATTGCTGACCGCTCCCCAGCACCGCTGGCGGTGGTCCGCTGCGGATGAACGTGCCTGTCATGTGCGCCGCTACACTCAACGCGAGCTTTTCGACAAGGCTGGCCGCGCCGGCCTTGAGGTTCAATACGTCACATCCTTTGTCGCCCTGCTCGTCTCCTTGATGTGGCTGGCACGACAGCGGTCAAAAAAATGCGGAAGTAAACAGCGAGTTCGATATTTCTGA